The window AGGCAAATACAATCAATATTGGCTGTCAGTGTGTCTGCCGGCGGAAATTGTTCCGCGCGGTTATCCACCCAGATAACCGGTTGCTCCAGTCCGCCCAGAATATTCATCAGGGCTTTGGCCACATGACCGGCACCAAATACCACCAGTGGCGCACTCTGCAACTGAAATAATTCCAGCAATACGCTGACACTGCCGCCACAACACTGCCCGGCTTTGGCTGCCAGAGGAATTTTTTCCATTTTCTGCAAAGCAAGCGGGCCTGTTTTACTGGGCTGTGTACTGACTTTTCCTGCAGTTTCAGCCAACCATGTCCGCGCTTTCTGAATTAACTGAAATTCAAGCTGGCCACCACCCAGGGTATCAAACTGATCCTGAGCGGTGATGACCATCTTGCTGCCGGGGTCGCGTGGTACAGAGCCGGCACTACCCATTACCGTGGCAATCACATAAGACTCGCTGCGTTGCTGGCAGCGGGCAATCGCATCGTACCAGCGCAAAAATTTCATGCTTTGCTCTCCTGCAGGCAGTACATCACAGCATTTAATACCCGCTCAGGAGTTGCCGGGGTATCCAGCGGCGGACTGATTTTATAATCCGCCACACTGGCAACCGCATCACGCAGAGCACACCAGACGGCAATACCGTGCATAAATGGCGGCTCGCCAACAGCTTTGGAGTTATAA of the Thalassolituus hydrocarboniclasticus genome contains:
- the xdhC gene encoding xanthine dehydrogenase accessory protein XdhC, whose protein sequence is MKFLRWYDAIARCQQRSESYVIATVMGSAGSVPRDPGSKMVITAQDQFDTLGGGQLEFQLIQKARTWLAETAGKVSTQPSKTGPLALQKMEKIPLAAKAGQCCGGSVSVLLELFQLQSAPLVVFGAGHVAKALMNILGGLEQPVIWVDNRAEQFPPADTLTANIDCICLAEPVDIIAQLPAGSELVILTHNHQLDFELLQAALARTDFHFIGCIGSQTKTERFALRLQHAGFSAEQLGQLTMPIGLPQIGGKLPMEVAVSVVAQLLARKTSVAAADTEDKARRKGLSWKQLQEGLSDDAVASSDISL